In Oncorhynchus clarkii lewisi isolate Uvic-CL-2024 chromosome 2, UVic_Ocla_1.0, whole genome shotgun sequence, one DNA window encodes the following:
- the LOC139373902 gene encoding unconventional prefoldin RPB5 interactor 1-like isoform X1, translating into MAERNKMIIEVPQGVDRLRVEHKKVVQGCEGQIQHWAKVKGDYETLEDRLKTLPDQVSYDIMVPFGPLAFMPGKLVHTNEITVLLGDNWFAKCSAKQAQKLVEHRKKHVNSALDDLHKTRKDFEARVGFTEDLEKLSGAKGDYVDIREEVGSIEEMVSKGKLRVALKPHSKPKMEAVVKIEEEEEEEDEEGSGEGDGGSRRRVLSEEELWARLDELEAQEEQEEEHHRRFDSADTNGNDDTTSSEEEKEGDSGSHHRVNGHDERSKGRAFVPYNGSQLNSTAQSTREGEEEEDEAEEEEGDCLPTIYFSHTVEPKKVRINTGKNTMLKFSELKEQKQQAKRKKKNGTTNGHSHHGLHNITTPTDLYRLFVDVKNGEPIPRKSILKSRSRESSVCSDTSESSAADFEERRTFGRTLSHDENTYSDTSDGITEEDSPTGVLLHPTSSFQAFSGTVVEKEPIPLSTPQFTIALPVLPTIPERKLEEVAPEAPQEAPKRVSKFKTARLKQK; encoded by the exons ATGGCTGAGAGAAATAAAATGATTATAGAGGTCCCGCAAGGAGTTGATAGACTTCGAGTGGAGCataaaaag GTGGTGCAAGGCTGTGAAGGTCAGATCCAGCACTG GGCGAAGGTAAAGGGTGACTATGAAACCCTCGAGGATCGACTCAAAACTCTTCCAGATCAGGTGTCCTATGACATCATG GTGCCATTTGGCCCTCTGGCCTTCATGCCTGGGAAGCTGGTCCATACCAATGAGATCACCGTGCTGCTGGGGGACAACTGGTTTGCAAAGTGCTCTGCCAAGCAGGCCCAGAAGCTCGTGGAGCACAGGAAGAAAC ATGTAAATAGTGCGCTGGATGACTTGCACAAGACGAGGAAGGACTTTGAAGCCAGAGTTGGGTTTACAGAGGATCTAGAAAAACTCTCAGGC GCTAAAGGGGACTATGTGGACATCAGAGAAGAGGTTGGAAGTATTGAAGAAATGGTCAGCAAAGGAAAGCTGCGTGTGGCTCTTAAGCCCCACTCTAAGCCCAAGATGGAGGCTGTTGTGaagatagaggaggaagaggaggaggaggacgaagagggcagtggagagggagatggagggagcagGAGAAGAGTGCTGTCCGAGGAGGAGCTATGGGCCAGACTGGATGAGCTGGAAGCgcaggaggagcaggaagaggagcATCACCG ACGGTTTGACAGTGCAGACACCAATGGCAACGATGACACAACATCCtctgaggaagagaaggagggagatagCGGCAGCCATCATCGTGTCAATGGACATGATGAGAGGAGCAAAGGCAGGGCGTTTGTGCCTTACAACGGCAGCCAACTCAACAGTACAGCTCAGTCAaccagggagggggaggaggaggaagatgaagcagaggaggaggaaggcgACTGTTTGCCTACCATCTATTTCTCTCATACGGTGGAACCTAAGAAG gtGAGGATAAACACAGGGAAGAACACCATGTTGAAGTTCAGTGAGCTGAAAGAACAGAAGCAGCAAGCCAAGAGGAAAAAGAAGAATGGCACCACCAATGGTCACTCTCACCACGGGCTCCACAACATCACTACGCCCACAGACCTCTACAG GTTGTTTGTGGATGTGAAGAACGGCGAGCCCATCCCCAGAAAGTCAATCCTGAAGTCCcggagcagagagagcagtgtctgtagtgacaccagcGAGAGCAGCGCTGCTGACTTCGAGGAGCGGCGGACGTTTGGACGCACTCTGAGCCATGACGAGAACACATACAGCGACACCAGTGACGGCATCACGGAGGAGGACAGCCCCACCGGGGTCCTCCTACATCCCACCAGCAGCTTTCAG GCCTTTTCAGGCACGGTGGTTGAGAAGGAGCCCATTCCCTTGTCGACACCCCAATTCACCATCGCTCTGCCAGTGCTGCCCACCATCCCAGAGAGGAAACTGGAGGAGGTGGCCCCCGAGGCCCCCCAAGAGGCCCCAAAGAGGGTGTCCAAGTTCAAAACTGCCCGGCTGAAGCAGAAGTGA
- the LOC139373902 gene encoding unconventional prefoldin RPB5 interactor 1-like isoform X2 → MPGKLVHTNEITVLLGDNWFAKCSAKQAQKLVEHRKKHVNSALDDLHKTRKDFEARVGFTEDLEKLSGAKGDYVDIREEVGSIEEMVSKGKLRVALKPHSKPKMEAVVKIEEEEEEEDEEGSGEGDGGSRRRVLSEEELWARLDELEAQEEQEEEHHRRFDSADTNGNDDTTSSEEEKEGDSGSHHRVNGHDERSKGRAFVPYNGSQLNSTAQSTREGEEEEDEAEEEEGDCLPTIYFSHTVEPKKVRINTGKNTMLKFSELKEQKQQAKRKKKNGTTNGHSHHGLHNITTPTDLYRLFVDVKNGEPIPRKSILKSRSRESSVCSDTSESSAADFEERRTFGRTLSHDENTYSDTSDGITEEDSPTGVLLHPTSSFQAFSGTVVEKEPIPLSTPQFTIALPVLPTIPERKLEEVAPEAPQEAPKRVSKFKTARLKQK, encoded by the exons ATGCCTGGGAAGCTGGTCCATACCAATGAGATCACCGTGCTGCTGGGGGACAACTGGTTTGCAAAGTGCTCTGCCAAGCAGGCCCAGAAGCTCGTGGAGCACAGGAAGAAAC ATGTAAATAGTGCGCTGGATGACTTGCACAAGACGAGGAAGGACTTTGAAGCCAGAGTTGGGTTTACAGAGGATCTAGAAAAACTCTCAGGC GCTAAAGGGGACTATGTGGACATCAGAGAAGAGGTTGGAAGTATTGAAGAAATGGTCAGCAAAGGAAAGCTGCGTGTGGCTCTTAAGCCCCACTCTAAGCCCAAGATGGAGGCTGTTGTGaagatagaggaggaagaggaggaggaggacgaagagggcagtggagagggagatggagggagcagGAGAAGAGTGCTGTCCGAGGAGGAGCTATGGGCCAGACTGGATGAGCTGGAAGCgcaggaggagcaggaagaggagcATCACCG ACGGTTTGACAGTGCAGACACCAATGGCAACGATGACACAACATCCtctgaggaagagaaggagggagatagCGGCAGCCATCATCGTGTCAATGGACATGATGAGAGGAGCAAAGGCAGGGCGTTTGTGCCTTACAACGGCAGCCAACTCAACAGTACAGCTCAGTCAaccagggagggggaggaggaggaagatgaagcagaggaggaggaaggcgACTGTTTGCCTACCATCTATTTCTCTCATACGGTGGAACCTAAGAAG gtGAGGATAAACACAGGGAAGAACACCATGTTGAAGTTCAGTGAGCTGAAAGAACAGAAGCAGCAAGCCAAGAGGAAAAAGAAGAATGGCACCACCAATGGTCACTCTCACCACGGGCTCCACAACATCACTACGCCCACAGACCTCTACAG GTTGTTTGTGGATGTGAAGAACGGCGAGCCCATCCCCAGAAAGTCAATCCTGAAGTCCcggagcagagagagcagtgtctgtagtgacaccagcGAGAGCAGCGCTGCTGACTTCGAGGAGCGGCGGACGTTTGGACGCACTCTGAGCCATGACGAGAACACATACAGCGACACCAGTGACGGCATCACGGAGGAGGACAGCCCCACCGGGGTCCTCCTACATCCCACCAGCAGCTTTCAG GCCTTTTCAGGCACGGTGGTTGAGAAGGAGCCCATTCCCTTGTCGACACCCCAATTCACCATCGCTCTGCCAGTGCTGCCCACCATCCCAGAGAGGAAACTGGAGGAGGTGGCCCCCGAGGCCCCCCAAGAGGCCCCAAAGAGGGTGTCCAAGTTCAAAACTGCCCGGCTGAAGCAGAAGTGA